One segment of Procambarus clarkii isolate CNS0578487 chromosome 1, FALCON_Pclarkii_2.0, whole genome shotgun sequence DNA contains the following:
- the LOC138363115 gene encoding proteoglycan 4-like: protein MGETNTGSPRDQQHGRDQHREPQRSAAWERPTLGAPETSNMGETNTGSPRDQQHGRDQHWEPQRPAAWERPAAWERPTQGAPETSSMGETNTGSPRDQQHGRDQHREPQRPVAWERPTQGAPETSNMGETNTGSPRDQQHGRDQHWEPQRPATWERPTLGAPETSNMGETNTGSHRDQQHGRDQHWEPQRPAAWERSTLGAPETSSMGETNTGSPRDQQHGRDQHWEPQRSAAWERPTLGAPETSNMGETNTGSPRDQQHGRDQHWEPQRPAAWERPTQGAPETSSMGETNTGSPRDQQHGRDQHWEPQRPAAWERPTQGAPETSNMGETNTGSPRDQQHGRDQHREPQRPVAWERPTQGAPETSSMGETNTGSPRD, encoded by the coding sequence ATGGGAGAGACCAACACTGGGAGCCCCAGAGACCAGCAGCATGGGAGAGACCAACACAGGGAGCCCCAGAGATCAGCAGCATGGGAGAGACCAACACTGGGAGCCCCAGAGACCAGCAACATGGGAGAGACCAACACTGGGAGCCCCAGAGACCAGCAACATGGGAGAGACCAACACTGGGAGCCCCAGAGACCAGCAGCATGGGAGAGACCAGCAGCATGGGAGAGACCAACACAGGGAGCCCCAGAGACCAGCAGCATGGGAGAGACCAACACTGGGAGCCCCAGAGACCAGCAGCATGGGAGAGACCAACACAGGGAGCCCCAGAGACCAGTAGCATGGGAGAGACCAACACAGGGAGCCCCAGAGACCAGCAACATGGGAGAGACCAACACTGGGAGCCCCAGAGACCAGCAACATGGGAGAGACCAACACTGGGAGCCCCAGAGACCAGCAACATGGGAGAGACCAACACTGGGAGCCCCAGAGACCAGCAACATGGGAGAGACCAACACTGGGAGCCACAGAGACCAGCAACATGGGAGAGACCAACACTGGGAGCCCCAGAGACCAGCAGCATGGGAGAGATCAACACTGGGAGCCCCAGAGACCAGCAGCATGGGAGAGACCAACACTGGGAGCCCCAGAGACCAGCAGCATGGGAGAGACCAACACTGGGAGCCCCAGAGATCAGCAGCATGGGAGAGACCAACACTGGGAGCCCCAGAGACCAGCAACATGGGAGAGACCAACACTGGGAGCCCCAGAGACCAGCAACATGGGAGAGACCAACACTGGGAGCCCCAGAGACCAGCAGCATGGGAGAGACCAACACAGGGAGCCCCAGAGACCAGCAGCATGGGAGAGACCAACACAGGGAGCCCCAGAGACCAGCAGCATGGGAGAGACCAACACTGGGAGCCCCAGAGACCAGCAGCATGGGAGAGACCAACACAGGGAGCCCCAGAGACCAGCAACATGGGAGAGACCAACACTGGGAGCCCCAGAGACCAGCAGCATGGGAGAGACCAACACAGGGAGCCCCAGAGACCAGTAGCATGGGAGAGACCAACACAGGGAGCCCCAGAGACCAGCAGCATGGGAGAGACCAACACAGGGAGCCCCAGAGACTAG